The candidate division KSB1 bacterium genome window below encodes:
- a CDS encoding ABC transporter ATP-binding protein encodes MSALVLRARQIVKTFHDGELETQVLKGIDLDIAAGDFLALMGPSGSGKSTLLAILGTLLRPTSGTLEVAGQTTAGVDDATLTRFRNRHLGFVYQFHHLLPDFTARENVLFPALAHYGRETAAARQRAAALLQRVGLGHRLDYKAAKLSGGQKQRVAVARAVMMKPELVLADEPTGNLDREAAGEVMTLLHEMRDQEGTAFLISTHDPQIAARCDRVIQIVDGRIQS; translated from the coding sequence ATGAGCGCACTCGTGCTGCGTGCCCGGCAAATCGTCAAAACCTTTCACGACGGCGAGCTGGAAACCCAGGTGCTCAAGGGCATTGATTTGGATATTGCCGCCGGTGATTTCCTGGCGCTGATGGGGCCCAGCGGCAGCGGCAAGAGCACTCTGCTCGCCATCCTGGGAACTCTGTTGCGGCCGACCAGTGGCACGCTCGAAGTGGCCGGGCAAACCACCGCGGGCGTTGATGATGCCACCCTCACCCGTTTCCGCAACCGCCATCTGGGCTTCGTTTATCAATTTCACCATCTGCTGCCCGATTTCACCGCGCGGGAGAATGTGCTGTTTCCGGCGCTCGCTCATTATGGCCGCGAGACCGCCGCGGCGCGCCAGCGTGCCGCAGCGCTGCTGCAGCGCGTGGGCCTGGGCCACCGCCTCGATTACAAGGCTGCCAAGCTCTCCGGCGGCCAAAAACAGCGGGTCGCCGTCGCGCGCGCCGTGATGATGAAACCCGAACTCGTTTTGGCAGATGAACCCACCGGCAATCTGGATCGCGAGGCGGCCGGCGAGGTGATGACACTGTTGCACGAGATGCGCGACCAGGAAGGCACCGCCTTCCTGATCAGCACACACGATCCCCAGATTGCGGCGCGCTGTGACCGTGTGATTCAAATCGTCGACGGACGCATCCAATCCTGA
- a CDS encoding ABC transporter permease produces the protein MVWQFGRDFLKPRFELKVAWRYLCSSPLQTGLILLGIVVGIVVYTFIAALINGLATRLTNDVVGNLAHVTLEPPEREPALLRMPPEGRPLVAVQRLNQQRTEITGWRHLVATIAQTPGVSVVVPQVIGNGFIQRGEKIAPVNITGCEPENLSAIIDVAGGLVRGQAVLAPGEVLIGVRLAEELGVTTGQRLLLQSERGRSRALLIRGLFDVGSASVNERVVFVELGTAQALLDLQGSVTQIAVKLQNIFTAQQLAVRLAGSTGLQARNWIDENRRLQEGLRSQGMTGDLIKIFSLLVIIIGVASKLLLAAVRRSPEIGIMRSMGVGQTSIIVIFLLQGWLLGLVGSSVGAGVGWFFCEFLRVVTLRPDGRAGLPVDPAQGEYGLAIILATVFSTLAAILPARAAAKVDPVEVLHQ, from the coding sequence ATGGTATGGCAATTCGGCCGCGACTTTCTCAAACCGCGCTTTGAACTGAAAGTTGCCTGGCGTTACCTGTGCAGCAGTCCCCTGCAAACCGGTTTGATTCTGCTCGGCATTGTGGTCGGCATCGTGGTCTACACGTTCATCGCGGCCCTGATCAACGGTTTGGCGACGCGTCTGACCAACGACGTGGTGGGCAATCTCGCCCATGTGACGCTGGAGCCGCCGGAACGCGAGCCGGCGCTGTTGCGCATGCCGCCGGAGGGCCGGCCGCTGGTGGCGGTGCAGCGGCTAAATCAACAGCGCACGGAAATCACCGGCTGGCGGCATCTGGTGGCGACGATCGCGCAAACCCCGGGCGTGAGCGTGGTGGTGCCGCAGGTGATCGGCAACGGTTTCATCCAGCGGGGGGAAAAGATCGCGCCGGTGAACATTACCGGTTGCGAGCCGGAGAATCTTTCCGCCATCATCGATGTGGCCGGCGGCTTGGTGCGCGGGCAGGCTGTGCTGGCGCCCGGGGAGGTGCTGATCGGAGTGCGGCTGGCGGAAGAGCTGGGCGTCACCACCGGCCAGCGCCTGCTGCTGCAGAGCGAGCGCGGCCGCAGCCGCGCCCTGCTGATTCGCGGTCTCTTTGACGTGGGCAGTGCCAGCGTCAACGAGCGCGTGGTGTTTGTCGAGCTGGGCACGGCGCAGGCGTTGCTGGACTTGCAGGGCAGCGTTACCCAGATCGCGGTGAAGTTGCAGAACATTTTCACCGCACAACAACTCGCCGTCCGGCTGGCCGGCAGCACCGGGCTGCAGGCCAGGAACTGGATCGACGAGAACCGGCGGCTGCAGGAGGGCCTGCGTTCGCAGGGCATGACCGGTGATCTCATCAAAATTTTCAGCCTGCTGGTGATCATCATCGGCGTGGCGAGCAAGCTGCTGCTCGCCGCCGTGCGGCGCAGCCCGGAAATCGGCATCATGCGCAGCATGGGCGTGGGCCAAACCTCGATCATTGTCATTTTTCTGTTGCAGGGCTGGCTGCTGGGCCTGGTCGGCTCCAGCGTGGGTGCCGGGGTGGGCTGGTTTTTTTGTGAATTTTTGCGGGTGGTGACGCTGCGGCCAGACGGCCGCGCCGGCCTGCCCGTTGATCCGGCGCAGGGCGAGTACGGTCTGGCCATCATCCTGGCCACGGTGTTCAGCACGCTGGCGGCGATTCTGCCGGCACGCGCCGCTGCCAAAGTCGATCCGGTGGAGGTGTTGCACCAATGA
- a CDS encoding efflux RND transporter periplasmic adaptor subunit gives MKTDSPSLLRHPHQEISTPARLPAKGRQVLPWLLSLVLLFLIFRIAAFVRQPPVAEVATVKQETVVRVLALNARVRPRYTNRITPVVSGRLVRLNREEGEAVQQGEVLAQIFDEAATAALRQAQAAAATEQERWLQACRDFERARELHQAGLISAEELEKAQLTRAQFEKTLQQRQAVVAEARARLADYLLRAPFNGYVLARPVDPGQIVTPGTVIYEIATTEQLEVEAEVDEQYLSELTPGMPATVSPLGNNRRLYETRLCYIAKGVNPQTGAAIVRFCFVDAPPAWPIGLSLDVNLTVARHENALTVPRAAVAGFGSAPYVYVVREGRATRRPVQVIDWQAERIVVLSGLAAGETVIMNPRMVSDGMAIRPRLSQTAL, from the coding sequence ATGAAAACGGATTCCCCCAGCCTGCTTCGTCACCCCCACCAGGAAATTTCCACCCCCGCACGACTGCCGGCAAAGGGGCGTCAGGTGCTGCCCTGGCTGCTCAGTCTCGTGTTGCTTTTTCTCATTTTTCGAATAGCCGCCTTTGTGCGCCAGCCGCCGGTCGCCGAGGTGGCGACCGTGAAGCAGGAAACCGTGGTGCGCGTGCTGGCGCTCAACGCCCGCGTCCGGCCGCGCTACACCAACCGGATCACACCGGTGGTTTCCGGCCGCTTGGTGCGGCTCAACCGCGAGGAAGGCGAAGCGGTGCAGCAGGGTGAAGTGCTGGCGCAGATTTTCGACGAAGCGGCCACCGCCGCGCTGCGGCAGGCACAGGCCGCGGCAGCCACCGAGCAGGAGCGCTGGTTGCAGGCCTGCCGTGATTTCGAGCGCGCCCGGGAGCTGCACCAGGCCGGTTTGATTTCCGCGGAGGAATTGGAAAAGGCCCAGCTCACGCGTGCGCAGTTCGAAAAGACGCTGCAGCAGCGGCAGGCGGTGGTGGCCGAAGCCCGGGCGCGACTTGCGGATTACCTCCTGCGCGCCCCCTTCAACGGTTACGTTCTCGCACGACCGGTCGATCCCGGCCAGATCGTGACCCCCGGAACCGTGATCTATGAAATCGCCACCACCGAACAACTCGAAGTCGAAGCGGAAGTGGATGAACAGTATCTCAGCGAGCTCACGCCGGGCATGCCGGCGACGGTTTCCCCGCTGGGCAACAACCGCCGGCTTTATGAGACCAGGCTGTGTTACATTGCAAAAGGTGTGAACCCCCAAACCGGCGCCGCCATCGTCCGCTTCTGCTTTGTCGATGCGCCGCCGGCCTGGCCCATCGGCCTGTCACTGGACGTCAATCTCACCGTGGCCCGCCATGAGAATGCGCTCACGGTGCCGCGTGCCGCAGTGGCCGGCTTCGGCAGCGCACCGTATGTTTATGTGGTGCGGGAGGGCCGTGCGACGCGGCGGCCGGTGCAGGTGATCGACTGGCAAGCCGAGCGGATCGTGGTGCTGAGCGGCCTCGCCGCCGGCGAGACCGTCATCATGAATCCGAGGATGGTATCCGATGGTATGGCAATTCGGCCGCGACTTTCTCAAACCGCGCTTTGA
- a CDS encoding DUF2203 domain-containing protein, whose amino-acid sequence MKPYDQLRDDGMPRFTLEQANLLLPRLIELTEQVIEALQEAKDRMEAEQLFNEADAQQSYDLQVALTLERWSQQVLKLGAYPKGYFTVDFKSMIPETLLCWTYGETQITHTHKVWENFKHRRPIEHPEVYSFAFSLN is encoded by the coding sequence GTGAAGCCGTACGATCAACTCAGGGATGATGGCATGCCCCGTTTCACGCTCGAACAGGCCAATTTGCTGTTGCCCAGGCTGATCGAGCTGACCGAGCAGGTGATCGAAGCATTGCAGGAGGCCAAGGATCGGATGGAGGCCGAGCAGTTGTTCAATGAGGCCGACGCCCAGCAGAGCTACGATCTGCAGGTGGCTTTGACACTCGAGCGCTGGTCCCAACAGGTGCTCAAGCTCGGCGCCTATCCCAAGGGCTATTTCACGGTCGATTTCAAGAGCATGATCCCGGAAACGCTGCTGTGCTGGACCTATGGCGAAACGCAGATCACGCACACGCACAAAGTCTGGGAAAATTTCAAACATCGCCGGCCCATCGAACATCCGGAAGTTTATTCGTTCGCCTTTTCGCTGAACTGA
- a CDS encoding acyl-CoA dehydrogenase family protein, translating to MSTLNPFDFYNIEASLSDEEKAVRDQVREFVHKEVKPVIRDHFREGTFPRQLIKPIGEMGLLGANLRGYDCPGLNNVAYGLIMQELEAGDSGLRSFASVQGALVMYPIWAFGSEEQKQKYLPRLARAELIGCFGLTEPDYGSNPAGMISRAERRADGFVLNGRKMWITNGTLADVAVIWAKLDGTIRGFLVEKGTPGFRQQKIHGKLSLRASDTAELLLDDCHVPTAAMLPHAEGLKAPLSCLSQARYGIAWGVLGAALACYQEALAYAKGRIMFDKPIAAFQLIQEKFAHMVSEITKMQLLCLHLGRLKDQGRAQPAQISLAKRNNCHHALEIARLCREILGANGIIDDYLAMRHAVNLESVKTYEGTHEIHTLILGQAVTGMAAFH from the coding sequence ATGTCCACTCTCAACCCCTTCGATTTTTACAACATTGAAGCCTCCCTCTCGGACGAGGAAAAAGCGGTGCGCGACCAGGTGCGCGAGTTCGTGCACAAGGAGGTAAAACCCGTCATTCGCGACCATTTTCGCGAGGGCACTTTCCCGCGCCAGCTCATCAAACCGATCGGAGAGATGGGCCTGCTGGGTGCCAACTTGAGGGGCTATGACTGCCCGGGCCTGAACAACGTCGCCTACGGGTTGATCATGCAGGAATTGGAGGCGGGTGACAGCGGCCTGCGCAGTTTTGCCTCGGTGCAGGGCGCGCTGGTGATGTATCCGATCTGGGCGTTTGGCAGCGAAGAACAAAAGCAAAAATATCTGCCGCGGCTGGCGCGCGCCGAGTTGATCGGCTGTTTCGGTTTGACGGAGCCGGACTACGGCTCCAATCCCGCCGGCATGATTTCACGTGCCGAGCGGCGTGCGGATGGCTTCGTGCTCAACGGCCGCAAAATGTGGATCACCAACGGCACACTGGCCGACGTCGCCGTGATCTGGGCCAAGCTCGACGGCACGATACGCGGCTTTCTGGTGGAAAAAGGCACCCCGGGCTTCCGCCAGCAGAAAATCCACGGCAAGCTCTCTCTGCGCGCCTCCGACACCGCCGAGCTGCTGTTGGATGATTGTCATGTGCCAACCGCGGCCATGCTGCCGCACGCCGAGGGTCTGAAAGCCCCTCTGAGCTGCCTGAGTCAAGCGCGCTACGGCATTGCCTGGGGCGTGTTGGGCGCGGCGCTGGCCTGCTATCAAGAGGCGCTGGCTTATGCCAAAGGCCGCATCATGTTCGACAAACCGATCGCCGCGTTCCAGTTGATCCAGGAGAAATTCGCGCACATGGTCAGCGAGATCACCAAAATGCAGTTGCTCTGCCTGCATCTCGGCCGCCTGAAGGATCAGGGCCGGGCGCAGCCGGCACAAATCAGCCTGGCGAAGCGCAACAACTGCCATCACGCGCTGGAGATTGCGCGCCTGTGCCGCGAAATTCTCGGCGCCAACGGCATCATCGACGACTATCTCGCCATGCGCCATGCGGTCAATCTGGAAAGTGTGAAAACCTACGAAGGCACTCATGAAATTCACACCTTGATTTTGGGCCAGGCGGTCACCGGCATGGCGGCATTTCATTGA
- the miaB gene encoding tRNA (N6-isopentenyl adenosine(37)-C2)-methylthiotransferase MiaB gives MKIYLETYGCQMNEYDSEVIRSVLRQQQHEFTEVEAQADVVLLNTCAIRENAHEKIFHRLEHLRGLKQRRKGRLIVGVLGCMAQNLRAELAERASVVDIVAGPDSYKRLPALMAAVREGREKAFDFSLSEYETYADIAPQRRPGVNAWIAIMRGCDNFCTFCVVPYTRGRERSREPRNIVAEAERIAAEGFKQVTLLGQNVNSYRYEHYDFADLLQMVAEVEGLERIRFTSPHPKDFPRKLLQTMARHPKLCKHIHLPLQAGSNAVLARMNRNYTREEFLALVAEIRDILPEVSLTTDIICGFCGETEADFEETLQVVEQVRFDSAFTFKYSQRQHTIAARKYADDVPEQVKTARLMRLNELQREISLAQNAREVGRVHTVLVEEVSKKRPDEWLGRTDQNKGVVFAGRVKPGDLVRVRIVSYGTNTLLGTIVGDYRHRFPIQQEAPVCCA, from the coding sequence ATGAAGATCTATCTTGAAACCTACGGCTGCCAGATGAACGAATACGACTCGGAGGTGATTCGTTCAGTTCTGCGCCAGCAACAACACGAGTTCACCGAAGTCGAAGCCCAGGCCGACGTGGTTTTGCTCAATACATGTGCGATCCGCGAAAATGCGCATGAAAAAATTTTCCACCGCCTGGAACACCTGCGCGGTCTCAAGCAGCGGCGCAAGGGCAGGCTCATCGTGGGCGTGCTGGGCTGCATGGCGCAAAACCTGCGCGCCGAGCTGGCGGAGCGCGCCAGTGTCGTGGATATCGTTGCCGGCCCCGACAGCTACAAACGGCTGCCGGCCCTGATGGCTGCGGTGCGGGAGGGTCGCGAAAAAGCCTTCGACTTTTCGCTGTCAGAGTACGAGACGTATGCCGATATTGCCCCACAACGCCGGCCGGGGGTGAACGCGTGGATTGCGATCATGCGCGGCTGTGACAACTTCTGCACCTTTTGCGTGGTGCCCTACACCCGCGGCCGGGAACGCAGCCGCGAGCCGCGCAACATCGTGGCGGAGGCGGAACGCATTGCCGCCGAGGGTTTCAAGCAGGTCACCCTGCTCGGCCAAAACGTCAACTCCTACCGCTACGAGCACTATGATTTCGCCGACCTGCTGCAGATGGTGGCGGAGGTCGAGGGACTCGAGCGCATCCGCTTCACTTCGCCGCATCCCAAGGATTTTCCGCGCAAGCTGCTGCAGACGATGGCACGCCATCCCAAGCTGTGCAAGCACATTCATCTGCCGCTGCAGGCGGGCAGCAACGCCGTACTCGCACGCATGAATCGCAACTACACGCGCGAGGAGTTTCTGGCTTTGGTCGCGGAGATTCGCGACATTTTGCCGGAAGTTTCCCTGACCACCGACATCATCTGCGGCTTCTGCGGCGAAACCGAAGCCGATTTCGAGGAAACCCTGCAGGTGGTCGAGCAGGTGCGCTTTGACTCGGCCTTCACGTTCAAATACAGCCAGCGCCAGCATACCATCGCCGCGCGCAAATATGCCGATGATGTCCCGGAGCAGGTCAAGACCGCGCGCCTGATGCGATTGAATGAATTGCAGCGCGAAATTTCCCTGGCACAAAACGCGCGCGAAGTGGGCCGCGTGCATACCGTGCTGGTCGAGGAAGTGAGCAAGAAGCGGCCGGACGAATGGCTGGGGCGCACCGATCAAAACAAGGGCGTGGTGTTTGCCGGCCGGGTCAAGCCCGGTGATTTGGTGCGGGTGCGGATCGTGTCTTACGGCACCAATACCCTGCTGGGCACAATCGTGGGGGATTATCGTCACCGCTTCCCGATTCAGCAGGAGGCGCCGGTGTGTTGCGCTTGA
- a CDS encoding DUF971 domain-containing protein has protein sequence MPTPLNIFPVDARTLGIDWDDGRRTTYSLRFLRGRCCCAACVDEVTGRRRVFPEDIPEDIRALEARPVGRYAVQFLWSDGHDSGIYTFDYLRGLEQKS, from the coding sequence ATGCCCACTCCCCTCAACATCTTTCCAGTTGATGCCCGGACACTCGGGATCGACTGGGATGACGGCCGCCGCACGACTTACAGCTTGCGGTTCCTGCGCGGCCGTTGTTGTTGCGCCGCCTGCGTCGATGAAGTCACCGGCCGGCGCCGGGTTTTTCCCGAAGACATTCCCGAGGACATCCGTGCCCTGGAGGCCAGACCAGTGGGCCGCTATGCCGTTCAATTCCTCTGGTCCGACGGGCATGACAGCGGCATCTATACTTTCGACTACTTGCGAGGTCTTGAGCAAAAAAGTTGA
- a CDS encoding M1 family metallopeptidase, with protein MKHSLLLLACAWLVAGHPAAGRAQNQNLPNEAEKKFRQLYEEFRSPNVYRTASGAPGHLYWQQRADYDLQIELDDEHQRLFGTGTIIYHNQSPDALTYLWLQLDQNLWARDSDTDKTRTGSLSENMSFRELQRLHLDFDGGFKIDYVRDAAGRDLPFVINKTMMRVDLPQPLLPQGRAVLKLKWWYNINDRMKLGGRSGYEYFPADGNYLYAIAQFYPRMAVYNDAQGWQHKQFLGAGEFTLCFGDYTVSLTVPADHLVAATGELQNAAAVLTPVQRSRWQQAQNATAPVMIVTEDEARAAEKSRSPHQKTWRFHARQVRDFAFASSRKFLWDAMPVKFGQRTVMAMSFYPKEGNPLWQQYSTKVVAHTLRSYSARTFDYPYPVAISVHTNRIGMEYPMICFNGGRPEPDGTYSERTKYGMISVIIHEVGHNFFPMIVNSDERQWTWMDEGLNTFLQYLAEQEWEHDYPSRRGPPAKIVDYMKGDRNQQTPVMANSESLLQFGENAYAKPATALTILRETVMGRELFDFAFKTYAQRWRFKQPTPEDLFRTLEDASGIDLDWFWRGWFYSTDHVDVALAAVKWYRIDTQDPDLEKPLAKSTRQQQPQFLGELRDQQAGRPAMVERDPSLQDFYNKYDPFAVSILDRREYERYLSTLDEAEKQLLRAGYNYYELHFQNLGGLVTPLILEFEYDDGTREVQRLPAEIWRYNDKQISKVFATRHEIRSITLDPFLETADTDMSNNYWPPRPTPTRFQLFKQREGEPENPMQRQRRIEAMSQGETTRSLEGKSGGRPPGGE; from the coding sequence ATGAAGCACAGCCTGTTGCTGCTGGCGTGTGCATGGCTGGTGGCGGGCCATCCGGCTGCCGGCCGGGCGCAAAACCAAAACCTCCCCAACGAGGCCGAGAAAAAATTCCGGCAGTTGTACGAAGAATTCCGCAGCCCGAATGTCTACCGCACGGCCTCCGGCGCGCCCGGCCATCTCTACTGGCAGCAGCGCGCCGACTATGATCTGCAGATCGAACTGGACGACGAGCACCAGCGCCTGTTCGGCACCGGCACGATCATTTACCACAACCAATCCCCCGATGCCCTGACCTATCTCTGGCTGCAGCTTGATCAAAACCTGTGGGCACGCGATTCCGACACCGACAAGACCCGCACCGGCAGCCTTTCCGAAAACATGAGCTTCCGCGAGCTGCAGCGCCTCCATCTCGATTTTGACGGCGGTTTCAAAATCGACTACGTGCGCGACGCGGCCGGCCGTGATCTGCCTTTTGTCATCAACAAAACCATGATGCGGGTCGATCTGCCCCAGCCGCTGCTGCCCCAAGGCCGTGCGGTGCTCAAACTCAAATGGTGGTACAACATCAACGACCGCATGAAGCTGGGCGGCCGCTCCGGCTATGAGTATTTTCCTGCGGACGGAAACTATCTCTATGCCATCGCCCAGTTCTATCCGCGCATGGCGGTCTACAACGACGCGCAGGGCTGGCAGCACAAGCAATTTCTCGGTGCCGGCGAATTCACCCTGTGCTTCGGCGATTACACCGTCAGCCTCACCGTGCCGGCCGATCACCTGGTGGCCGCCACCGGTGAGCTGCAAAACGCCGCCGCCGTCCTGACGCCGGTGCAGCGCAGCCGCTGGCAACAGGCACAAAACGCAACGGCGCCGGTGATGATTGTCACGGAAGACGAGGCCCGCGCGGCGGAAAAATCCCGCAGCCCGCACCAAAAGACCTGGCGCTTCCACGCCCGGCAGGTGCGCGATTTCGCCTTTGCCAGCTCGCGCAAATTCCTCTGGGATGCCATGCCGGTCAAATTCGGCCAGCGCACCGTGATGGCCATGTCGTTTTATCCCAAGGAAGGCAACCCGCTGTGGCAGCAGTATTCCACCAAAGTGGTGGCGCACACCCTGCGTTCCTATTCCGCCCGCACCTTTGACTATCCCTATCCGGTGGCGATTTCGGTGCACACCAACCGCATCGGCATGGAATATCCCATGATTTGTTTCAATGGCGGCCGGCCGGAACCGGATGGCACCTACAGCGAGCGCACCAAGTACGGCATGATCAGCGTCATTATTCACGAAGTCGGGCACAACTTCTTCCCGATGATCGTGAACTCCGATGAGCGGCAGTGGACCTGGATGGATGAAGGACTCAACACGTTTCTGCAATATCTGGCGGAACAGGAATGGGAGCACGATTATCCCTCGCGGCGCGGTCCGCCGGCCAAGATTGTCGATTACATGAAGGGTGACCGCAACCAGCAGACGCCGGTGATGGCCAATTCCGAATCGCTGCTGCAGTTCGGGGAGAATGCCTACGCCAAACCCGCCACTGCGCTCACCATCCTGCGCGAAACCGTGATGGGGCGCGAGCTGTTCGACTTCGCCTTCAAAACCTATGCGCAGCGCTGGAGGTTCAAGCAGCCGACGCCGGAGGATTTGTTCCGCACGCTGGAGGACGCCTCCGGGATCGATCTCGACTGGTTCTGGCGCGGCTGGTTTTATTCCACCGACCACGTCGACGTGGCGCTGGCCGCGGTGAAATGGTACAGAATCGACACGCAGGATCCGGACCTCGAGAAACCGCTGGCCAAATCCACCCGGCAGCAGCAGCCGCAATTTCTCGGTGAGCTGCGCGACCAGCAGGCGGGCAGGCCGGCCATGGTCGAGCGCGATCCCAGCCTGCAGGACTTCTACAACAAGTATGATCCCTTTGCCGTGTCGATTCTCGACCGCAGGGAATACGAGCGTTATCTCAGCACCCTGGATGAAGCGGAGAAGCAATTGCTGCGCGCCGGCTACAATTATTATGAGCTGCACTTTCAAAATCTCGGCGGCCTGGTGACGCCCCTGATTCTGGAATTCGAGTATGACGATGGCACCAGGGAAGTGCAGCGCCTGCCGGCGGAGATCTGGCGTTACAACGACAAGCAGATCAGCAAGGTGTTCGCCACCCGGCATGAAATCCGCAGCATCACGCTCGATCCGTTTCTGGAGACTGCCGACACCGACATGAGCAACAACTACTGGCCGCCGCGGCCAACGCCGACGCGGTTTCAATTGTTCAAGCAGCGCGAGGGCGAGCCGGAGAATCCCATGCAGCGCCAGAGGCGCATCGAGGCGATGAGCCAGGGGGAGACGACGCGATCACTGGAAGGCAAAAGTGGGGGGCGGCCGCCGGGCGGCGAGTGA
- a CDS encoding N-acetylmuramidase family protein, whose translation MSIIDDPRIARILTLPEGSPAEWRNDLRRLESADTALSRESAGEASIKAVQRLLIFLGYSTSTAGAFVIDGDFGRGTNRAVAQFQFEQGLNPNLQRSMLCYDCTWQTASKNIVAIPDTRLTFATLEKMLQTALHMIATGTVMCGDFEEALFHLNGLHRGQFLTCQEILERYGTLVNAAIQRVRSEQGFDLVPEWILAIIKQETSGVVRPRFEQHYLSRFNQQEPQTAFRELRHRAMSFGLGQIMGENYWRVGAPSAAAMFISPLAEQVLFVARFLAQRREVVAKRHPGEADFHILSRFYNGPGYASHFYHESLATWFKEFRLLLG comes from the coding sequence ATGAGCATTATCGATGATCCGCGTATCGCGCGCATTCTCACCCTGCCAGAAGGCAGCCCGGCGGAGTGGAGAAACGATCTGCGCCGGCTGGAATCCGCTGACACGGCCCTGAGCCGGGAATCCGCAGGCGAAGCCTCGATCAAGGCGGTGCAGCGCCTGCTGATCTTTCTGGGCTATTCCACCAGCACCGCCGGCGCTTTTGTGATTGACGGCGATTTCGGCCGCGGCACCAATCGCGCCGTGGCACAATTCCAATTCGAGCAGGGTTTGAATCCCAACCTGCAGCGCAGCATGCTGTGCTATGACTGCACCTGGCAGACGGCAAGCAAAAACATCGTGGCGATTCCCGACACGCGCCTGACCTTTGCCACGCTGGAGAAGATGCTGCAAACCGCACTGCACATGATCGCAACCGGAACTGTCATGTGCGGCGATTTCGAAGAGGCGCTGTTTCATCTCAATGGCCTGCATCGCGGGCAGTTTCTCACCTGCCAGGAAATTCTCGAGCGCTACGGCACGCTGGTCAATGCCGCGATTCAACGGGTGCGCAGTGAGCAGGGCTTCGACCTCGTGCCGGAGTGGATTCTGGCCATCATCAAGCAGGAAACCAGCGGCGTGGTGCGGCCGCGCTTCGAGCAGCATTATCTCTCCCGCTTCAACCAGCAGGAGCCGCAAACCGCTTTCCGCGAGCTGCGCCACCGCGCGATGAGTTTTGGTCTGGGCCAGATCATGGGAGAGAATTATTGGCGCGTGGGCGCGCCCTCGGCCGCCGCCATGTTCATCAGCCCGCTGGCGGAACAGGTTCTGTTTGTCGCACGTTTTCTGGCACAGCGCCGCGAGGTCGTGGCCAAAAGACATCCCGGCGAGGCTGATTTTCACATCCTGTCGCGCTTCTACAACGGTCCCGGCTATGCCTCGCATTTCTATCACGAAAGTCTGGCGACCTGGTTCAAGGAGTTTCGCCTGCTGCTGGGTTGA